Proteins from a single region of Pseudodesulfovibrio portus:
- the rpsP gene encoding 30S ribosomal protein S16, whose product MAMKIRLTRMGSKKRPFYRVVALDSAARRDGRPVEYLGHYNPMVEPNDIKLDMDKIEQWLAKGAEPSNTVRSLLKKAGK is encoded by the coding sequence ATGGCTATGAAAATCAGACTGACCCGTATGGGTTCCAAGAAGCGTCCCTTCTACCGCGTGGTGGCCCTGGATTCCGCTGCCCGTCGCGACGGACGCCCTGTTGAATACCTCGGGCATTACAACCCGATGGTCGAGCCCAACGACATCAAGCTCGATATGGACAAGATCGAACAGTGGCTTGCCAAGGGCGCCGAGCCCAGCAACACCGTTCGTTCCCTGCTGAAAAAGGCCGGCAAGTAG
- the ffh gene encoding signal recognition particle protein, translating to MFESLQDRLSSTFSKLGGKKTLDENNIKEGLREVRLALLEADVNFKVVKGFVDQVKERALGDEVLKGLEPGQHFIKIVNEELIELLGGEQQDLDLAAKPLKLMMVGLQGSGKTTSSGKIALFLRKQHGRKPYLVPADVYRPAAIDQLNTLAKQLDVPVYPSTTDMNPVDICKDALVKAEELGCDLVLFDTAGRLHIDETLMDELENIKRECTPQEILFVADAMTGQDAVTVADSFNEKLGITGVVLTKMDGDARGGAALSIKSVTGRSVKFVGVGEKLSELELFHPDRIASRILGMGDMMTLIEKAQSEIDEDEAKAMAEKMAKAEFDFEDFLGHMKKLKKLGSMEGLLKMIPGMGNIMKQMGDNAMPEDEMKRTEAIISSMTLKERRQPSLINQSRKERIAKGSGFKVADVNVLIKNFKQMSKVMQAMMGGGKGKKQKGMLGRLKGLAGGGGMPDMDAMGGMPGMGGMPGMGEEEGGRRDLSKKTLKERQKKKLNKKKNKKKKKKK from the coding sequence TTGTTCGAGAGCCTGCAAGATAGACTCAGCTCCACATTTTCGAAGTTGGGCGGCAAAAAGACCCTTGATGAAAATAACATCAAGGAGGGCCTTCGCGAGGTTCGCCTTGCGTTGCTGGAAGCCGACGTCAACTTCAAGGTGGTCAAGGGGTTTGTCGACCAGGTCAAGGAACGCGCCCTGGGCGACGAGGTCCTCAAGGGGCTGGAGCCCGGCCAGCATTTCATCAAGATCGTCAACGAGGAGCTGATCGAGCTTCTGGGCGGCGAGCAGCAGGACCTTGACCTTGCGGCCAAGCCGCTCAAGCTGATGATGGTCGGCCTGCAGGGTTCGGGTAAGACCACCAGCTCGGGCAAGATCGCGCTCTTCCTGCGCAAGCAGCATGGGCGCAAGCCGTACCTGGTCCCGGCGGACGTCTATCGCCCGGCGGCCATCGACCAGTTGAACACCCTGGCCAAGCAGCTCGACGTGCCCGTGTATCCGTCCACCACGGACATGAACCCGGTGGACATCTGCAAGGATGCGCTGGTCAAGGCCGAGGAACTGGGCTGCGACCTGGTGCTCTTCGACACCGCAGGCCGACTGCACATCGACGAGACGTTGATGGACGAGCTTGAGAACATCAAGCGCGAATGCACGCCCCAGGAAATTTTATTCGTGGCCGACGCCATGACCGGCCAGGACGCCGTGACCGTCGCCGACTCCTTCAATGAGAAGCTCGGCATCACCGGCGTGGTCCTGACCAAGATGGACGGCGACGCCCGAGGCGGCGCGGCCCTGTCCATCAAGTCCGTGACCGGCAGGTCGGTCAAGTTCGTGGGCGTGGGCGAGAAGCTCTCCGAGTTGGAGCTCTTCCACCCCGACCGCATCGCCTCGCGCATCCTCGGCATGGGCGACATGATGACGCTCATCGAGAAGGCCCAGAGCGAGATCGACGAGGATGAGGCCAAGGCCATGGCCGAGAAGATGGCCAAGGCGGAGTTCGACTTCGAGGACTTCCTCGGCCACATGAAGAAGCTCAAGAAGCTCGGGAGCATGGAAGGGCTGCTCAAGATGATCCCCGGCATGGGCAACATCATGAAGCAGATGGGCGACAACGCCATGCCCGAGGACGAGATGAAGCGCACCGAGGCGATCATCTCCTCCATGACCCTGAAGGAACGCCGCCAGCCGTCCCTGATCAACCAGAGCCGCAAGGAACGCATCGCCAAGGGCTCAGGCTTCAAGGTCGCCGACGTCAATGTGCTCATCAAGAATTTCAAGCAGATGAGCAAGGTCATGCAGGCCATGATGGGCGGCGGCAAGGGCAAGAAGCAGAAAGGTATGCTGGGCAGGCTCAAGGGCCTGGCCGGTGGCGGCGGGATGCCGGACATGGACGCCATGGGCGGAATGCCCGGAATGGGCGGAATGCCGGGAATGGGCGAGGAAGAGGGGGGCCGCAGGGATCTGTCCAAGAAAACCCTCAAGGAACGCCAGAAAAAGAAATTGAACAAGAAAAAAAATAAAAAGAAGAAAAAGAAAAAATAA